A window of Roseiflexus castenholzii DSM 13941 genomic DNA:
CAATGTCGTCGGCACCCTTGGCGTACTCGAAGGCAATTCCGGCGACCTGCGGGTCGGGCTGCCGTGGCAGTCGGTCCACGATGGCGAACGCTATGTCCACGAGCCGATGCGCCTGCACGTGATGATTGAAGCGCCGATTGAGGCGATGACCGCAATTATCGCCCGACATGAGCAGGTGCGGCAGTTGCTCGACAACGGCTGGCTCTACCTGTTTGCGCTCGACGAGCGTGGCAAAGTGACGCATACGTATGCTGGCGGTTTGCGATGGGAGGCGTGTTGAGTCGCTCGTGGGCAGAGCGTGGACAATCCTCCCACAGGGACGACGTGAAACCGGCATACCGGCATTGACCCCTGCGCTGCGGGTAAAGCCCTCGCTCAGGAGGCGGAAGATCCACGGGGGCTTGCGTGAACTCAGTAAGGGCTTTTGCCCGCAGATGGCGGGTTTATAAGAATCATAAGTCGTAGGCTGCCGGATGCGCGAAGCCCGCCTTCGCAGGTGAGCGCGAATGGCGCCGAAATTATACCAATTCCCGGTGACCATCCGGCATGGGCACCCCGAGCCGCGCGAGGGGTCGGGCGCGACCCGCTCAGATTCCTCGCTGCGTTTACCCTGAGCGAAGCGAAGGGCTCGGAATGACCAGTCGCTGCGTTTACCCTGAGCGAAGCGAAGGGCTCGGAATGACACGCATGCGGCATCTTCAATCGTCATTGGTATTAATTGCTCAAAGACCATCGACTTGGCGAAAGATTACTCTGTCGCTGCCGTGACGGCGGCGCAGAGTTATTCATACAGCCACCTCAATGCTATGACGACCAAACCGCAATTAGTCATCATCATCACCCACGCCGGGCACGATCCCGGCGCCGCAACGCTGGGTTTTCTGACCGCCAGCGCGGCGCTTGCCGCCGGAAATCGCGCCGCGGTGCTGCTGCGCGGGGAAGGCGTTTTGTGCGCCACATCCGAAGGATGGGCCGCCGGTTTGCACGCGGCAGGATATCCGCCGTTGCGTGAGGCGCGTGATGCCTATCGCACAGCCGGAGGAACGCTGTATCTGTCGCAGCCGTGTCTCCGGCGCTACTGGCTCAACGCTGATAACGGTCTTTTGCCGGATGTACGTGTGCTGAGCATCGCGGACATAGCGGCGCTCTGTGTCGGGACGACCACAGTAACGTTCTGACGGCGCCGGCAAACCTTGCGTAAGGAGAACGCCGATGACATGGATGCAACGGACGCGCCTGGATCTGAGATAGGAAGCGACCGATCTGTGCAACTCCGTCTCGATCCGCGACAAGCCGTATCCTCACGCACGCCGCATGACCAGAGCGTCCTGACTCTCCGCCGATGACGACGCTCTGCTGATGTCGATATGCCGACACGCCCGCGCAAAGTGTGGTATAGTGATTGTCAGCAATGTCGCTGAATGCAGGTGAGCCTATGAACCCTTTTGGCAACCGCAAGCCGGTCATTGCTCCTGATCTGTTCACTGGGCGACGCGATCTTATCGCAGCCGTCTGCGAGCGCCTGACGGCTGCGCCGCCGCAATGCTGCGCGATCATTGGCGATGCTCGGAGCGGAAAGACCTCACTGCTCTACTATCTGCGCAGCGCAGCGCCGGGGCGCCCGATCTGCGGCGACACGACGGCGCGATTTGTTTTCTCCTACGTCAATGCTGGTCCCTACGCCGATCTCGGTGCTTCACAGAGCCATGGCGCGCTCTACTTCTGGCGCGATCTCGCGCGCGCCACGTCTCAGGCGCTCGACCGGCACGATGATCTTCCTGCGCTGCCGGATCAGGGTATCGCCGAAACGGCGATTGTCGATGCAGTCTACGCGCTCAAGTGCGTGGTCGAGGACATGCTCCGGCAACGCAGTGACCGCACGTTTGTGTTTCTCATCGACAATGTTGAGGGGATTGCTCGCCTCCCGCGCCACACTGCCAGTTTTTTGCGCTCGCTGACGCAGGACCCCGATATTGGCGCGCGCGTCGCTTACGTGGTGACTGCCAGCGTGCCCTTAAGCCGGCTCTATCCGGCGGACGAGTTGCGCGAGCCGTCCTCCTTCTGGAGTCTGTTCGCCAGCGAACTCTTTATCGGCGGTCTTGATGACGCCGACATTACCGCGCTGTTCGGACGCGCGCCGGAGTTGAACGACGCCGACCGCGCGTGGATCCGGCGGCTGGGTGGCGCCAATCTGATGCTGCTCCTGATAGCGGCTGCGCACGTCTACCACTGGCGGATGCACCCCAATGGCAGCAGCCCCAACGATATCGAACGCGCTGCAATCGAGGAGGCGCGCCCGCTCTGCCGAACCTGGTGGCGCAAATTGCTGGAGACGTATGCCATAGCGACCGATGCGCGCGAGGCGCTGCTTGAGCAAAACCGCGCCCCAACCTCTGATGAAGGCGTGCTCTTCGATGCGCTCCGACAGCGTGGTCTGGCGCAACGCGACCGAAACGGCTGGCGGATCAGTTCGACCATCTTCGCTCAGGCGTTGTCGGATCAGCCTGGCATGCCCTCAATCGAAACATCCCTGCCGTTGCCCTCTGCACCGCCGGCCTTTACTCATCTCGAAGGGGAAGTGTATGCGTTTCTGCGTGAACATGCCGGGCGCGTCTGCACCCGCGACGAGGTCAAGCGCGCTATCTGGCCCGTTTCTCCGCCGTCCGACAGCGCGTTGCAGAAGATTATCGAGCGCATCCGCGACAAAATCGAGCCTGACCCCAAACATCCCCGTAAACTGATTGCCGTGCGTGGCCAGGGATATATGCTGCGCCGCGACGTCGAATAACCTCCTCTCCGCCATTCGATGGAGCCTGATCCGTTGAAGGTATAGTCTTTTTGTATCATCAAAATCTCTATATTGACAAAAAAGAGGGTTATTGTTACATTTTTGGTGTTGTAAATATCTTTATGTATCTTTGGAGAAGATATGGATACGATCGAGATCATCCGCAGCAATCTGTTGTCGCCGCTGGTGCTGGCGTTCATTCTGGGAGTCGTGGCAACACTGATCAGGAGCGAAGTCGAGATTCCCGAATCGGTCATCAAGGCGATTTCGGTCTACCTGTTGTTCTCCATCGGGCTGAATGGCGGCGTTGAACTGGCAGGCACGCCGATCAGCGCGTTTCTGCTGCCAGCATTGGTGACGATTGCGCTGGCGATTGCCGTACCGACCTGGTGCTACCTGATCCTGCGCGGTCTCGGCAGGTTTGATATTCCCAACGCTGCCGGCATTGCTG
This region includes:
- a CDS encoding DsrE family protein; translation: MAKDYSVAAVTAAQSYSYSHLNAMTTKPQLVIIITHAGHDPGAATLGFLTASAALAAGNRAAVLLRGEGVLCATSEGWAAGLHAAGYPPLREARDAYRTAGGTLYLSQPCLRRYWLNADNGLLPDVRVLSIADIAALCVGTTTVTF
- a CDS encoding winged helix-turn-helix domain-containing protein, which translates into the protein MNPFGNRKPVIAPDLFTGRRDLIAAVCERLTAAPPQCCAIIGDARSGKTSLLYYLRSAAPGRPICGDTTARFVFSYVNAGPYADLGASQSHGALYFWRDLARATSQALDRHDDLPALPDQGIAETAIVDAVYALKCVVEDMLRQRSDRTFVFLIDNVEGIARLPRHTASFLRSLTQDPDIGARVAYVVTASVPLSRLYPADELREPSSFWSLFASELFIGGLDDADITALFGRAPELNDADRAWIRRLGGANLMLLLIAAAHVYHWRMHPNGSSPNDIERAAIEEARPLCRTWWRKLLETYAIATDAREALLEQNRAPTSDEGVLFDALRQRGLAQRDRNGWRISSTIFAQALSDQPGMPSIETSLPLPSAPPAFTHLEGEVYAFLREHAGRVCTRDEVKRAIWPVSPPSDSALQKIIERIRDKIEPDPKHPRKLIAVRGQGYMLRRDVE